A stretch of Schistocerca cancellata isolate TAMUIC-IGC-003103 chromosome 3, iqSchCanc2.1, whole genome shotgun sequence DNA encodes these proteins:
- the LOC126176371 gene encoding neuropeptide F receptor-like codes for MAEVPGVPGPVLLPTAVPSLPGVARNLSVHITRILNSSQVNPHIFDQYSRNRKLDDSAAFYGLIAAYSLLILIGAAGNSLVVCAVARKPAMRTARNMFIVNLAVSDLLLCLITMPLTLMEILTKYWPLGKQVFICKMLGALQATSIFVSTISITAIALDRYQVIVYPTRESLQKVGAIVILGCIWLVSLVLASPMFIWRALKNHDINLPDLPYISYCLEDWPVEHGRLYYSIFSLIVQYLLPIITVTVAYSRICHKLRYRYVNSSIANGKSGSGDAKASCSTHTSVRRKPKDDRRMKRTNSLLYSIALIFCISWLPLNIFNLVMDLWNPPVHDEQTMIICYAVCHMMGMSSACSNPLLYGWLNDNFRKEFHEIAAAVCPCVKMEVVRERVGSLRSSMTRRRHRRQGDADSRPATGVVAGSTGRTSSRRSEGRVESVCTNQAEDTRIGYVIFSEITRNDGET; via the coding sequence ATGGCCGAGGTGCCGGGGGTGCCGGGGCCGGTGCTGCTGCCCACGGCGGTGCCGTCGCTGCCTGGCGTCGCCCGCAACCTGTCCGTGCACATTACGCGCATCCTCAACTCCAGCCAGGTGAACCCGCACATCTTCGACCAGTACAGCCGCAACCGCAAGCTAGACGACTCGGCCGCCTTCTACGGCCTCATCGCCGCCTACTCGCTGCTCATCCTGATCGGCGCCGCGGGCAACTCGCTGGTGGTGTGCGCGGTGGCCCGGAAGCCCGCCATGCGCACGGCGCGCAACATGTTCATCGTCAACCTCGCCGTCTCCGACCTGCTGCTCTGCCTCATCACCATGCCGCTCACTCTGATGGAGATCCTGACCAAGTACTGGCCGCTCGGCAAGCAGGTGTTCATCTGCAAGATGCTCGGCGCGTTGCAGGCGACTAGCATTTTCGTTTCCACCATCTCCATCACTGCCATAGCGCTCGATCGCTACCAGGTGATAGTGTACCCTACGAGGGAGAGCCTCCAGAAAGTGGGCGCCATCGTCATCTTGGGCTGCATCTGGCTGGTGTCGCTCGTGCTCGCATCGCCCATGTTCATCTGGAGGGCTCTCAAGAACCACGACATCAACCTGCCCGACCTACCGTACATCTCGTACTGCCTGGAGGACTGGCCCGTGGAACACGGCCGTCTCTACTACTCGATCTTCTCCCTCATCGTCCAGTACCTGCTTCCCATTATCACAGTCACAGTGGCCTACTCGAGGATATGCCACAAGCTGCGATATCGCTACGTCAATTCGTCCATCGCCAACGGTAAGAGCGGCAGCGGCGACGCTAAGGCTTCCTGCTCAACGCACACATCCGTCAGGCGCAAACCCAAAGACGACAGGCGGATGAAGCGCACCAACTCGCTGCTCTACTCGATCGCGCTCATTTTCTGCATCAGCTGGCTACCGCTCAACATCTTCAACCTGGTGATGGACCTGTGGAACCCGCCGGTGCACGACGAGCAGACAATGATCATTTGCTACGCGGTATGCCACATGATGGGCATGTCGTCGGCGTGCTCCAACCCACTGCTGTACGGTTGGCTCAACGACAACTTCCGCAAGGAGTTCCACGAGATCGCCGCCGCCGTCTGCCCCTGCGTCAAGATGGAGGTGGTGCGCGAGCGCGTAGGCTCTCTGCGCTCCAGTATGACGCGCCGTCGCCATCGCCGCCAGGGTGACGCAGACTCCAGACCTGCCACCGGCGTCGTGGCCGGCTCCACTGGCCGCACCTCAAGTCGCCGGAGCGAAGGTAGGGTCGAGAGCGTATGTACAAATCAGGCAGAAGATACTCGTATTGGATATGTTATCTTTTCCGAAATAACGAGGAATGATGGGGAAACATGA